The nucleotide sequence AAGTGTtacagtacagagaaagtgcagtacaggtagacaTTAAAGTATAAGGTCACAAAGAtctagattgtgaagtcaagactCTACCTTATCGTATTAGGGAAACATTCAGTAATCTTAgaatagtgggatagaagctgtccttaagcctgctggtacatgctttcaggtttttgcatcttctgtccagtgggaggggagaaaagCGACAAAGTAGGTGGGATCTTTGACTTTGCTGGATACCTTACTGACACAGCAAGAAGTGAAGACAGAATCCATAGGTGTAGGCAGGTGTCCATGATGTACTCAGCTATGTCCACAGCTCtgcattttcttgtggccatgggcagagcagttgccacaccaaACTCTGATGTatctgaatagaatgctttctgtggtgcacaGTTAAAATTAGTAAGGTCAAAAGATAAGCCAGCTTTTttaaactcctgaggaagtagagacgcaGATGGCTGTGGTGATTGGACCAGGGCAGGCTATTGGTGATATTGACTCTAAGTtctctaggaacttgaaattctcCATCCCCTATCTTAGCACAGCTGGTGTAACACGAgcactttcctgaagtcaatgtttTGCTGATAATTGAAGGAAAAATTGTTACACCATGTCACAAGTCTCTATCTTTCTGTAATTGAAGGTGgatctgtagtcaatgaacagtaaCATGGGTGTCTACTGTTCAGATACTCCAGAGATGAGctgcatgaaaatgattctgggatatAATAGCATATACTGTTCAAAGTAACTGATaggttcaaaaagcagtgagaaAAGGATATGGAATTCCAGGCTTTAGAAATAGTTTgatgaatacaagagcaaggaagtcATAATGAAGCTTAATAAAATGCAGGTTTttaacctggagtattgtgtctgATTCTGGGCAATGAAGTATAGGAGACATGTGAAGACCTTAGAGGCTGTGAAAGATTCCTGTTACAAAGGATCTGTGTGGATAGACTGGAGGAGGAATTGTTTTCCTTGGAACagagaaagttacaagaggatcTTAGAGTATTAAATCATGATGTGATAACACAGAACAAGAAAAATTGTTTCCATTGATTGAGGGATCAAAAACTGGAGGACTTTGAGTGAAGGTAATTGGCAAAAGAACCAGCAAATGTCATAAGGAATATAAGGAAACAGAAGTAGCCATTTGGTCCTTCAGTCCTTGCACTTCCATTGAATGTGAGCACACTGGTTTGCCCCAGGCCTCATCTTCCTTTGCTGATTTCTCATAGCTTTCAGttccctgatctttcaaaaatgtacCTACCCACTCTTTAAACACCTCCATTGATCTTGCCTCCAtaatcctaaacacaaaataatctgcagatgctgggatcaaagcaacactcacagcatgctggaggaactcagcaggtcgggcatctattgcatccggtgctcccggtgcggccttctgtacatcagtgaaacccgatgcagattagGGGACCGCTTGGTCGAGCACCTCCaatccgtccgccacaacagacaggatctcccggtagccacccacttcaactctgcttcccattcccattcagatatgtccatactaCCATGacaaggctaaactcaggttggaggagcaacacctcatatactgtctaggtagtctccagccccttggtatgaacatagaattctccagtttctggtaattccctccccctcccttcctctatccctatttcactctgccccctcccccagctgcctatcacctccctcatggttctgcctccttcttctactacccattgttttcctgcctgtgacgtccctgcttcccctcccccacccctttgtctttcaaactactagtctttcaactgaacctacgagcattcttcaaatccttccccctccttctttgttcagtcctgacgaagggttccagcccgaaacgtcgactcatcgtttccactgatgctacccgacctgctgagttcctccagcgtgctgtgaatGTTGCTCCATAATCCTCTAGGTAGATAAATCCAGTGATTCGGTCTTCAATTTTAAATAACCACCCCGAATTTAGCAACTAAGTCCTCTTGTTCAAGAGTAGAAATTGAATAACAGGCTCAAAATGTGAAGGGTTCTGCCCACTGTTATCTTTTTGTTGCTAACAATTTGACCTTTTCAGTCTCAGTAGACTGTTGCTCGTTGGTGATCATGGCAACTATTAGAAGGATTATCAAGTGAATAGCAAATACATTCGAGTGAATAGCAAATACATTCATATAGATATAGTTGCTATTCTTTTGATGCTTTGCCTGTCTCCCCCCTCCTTATTCTAGTAGAAAGCTGCAGTTTATAACAACAGGATTCATCAGATCATGCCCTTGAGTACAACAACAAAAGTTTTAAGGTTTATGGTTTTATGATTTCTAACAAAAATAAATTTCCTTGGTGAATATGTTGTGGAAAAGTATATCTAGAAACCAGAATTGGTTATGGCAGTTACTCCACCCTTCTGAAAATCTGAAGTGATTTGGAAGGGAAGGTTGCAAGCACATGATGGGATGACATAATATGCTGTTTTTAAATAGTTTATGCtgggattttttttcccctttctagcATAGCTGAATACCACTAGTGATATGGAATACTTCATACATTGTTATATTTTAAAACATTCCTTTTAAAGTATCCTTTTTTTTCCAGACATGCATTTTGATGTATTGTGTTTTGTATAATAAACCTTTAAAAAATCTTATGACTGTTCAGAAGATTAACAGCATAGAGTTTGTTTAAAATTAATGTCTGACTTTTAACTTTTTACTAGATGTTAGATTTGCTTGTAACCCTGATATTAAGATTAATCTGTCATTTATATTGCAGATAAAATGTTTTACATAGTAAAGAATTGTTTGTATATATACATAAGTTCCACATCAATATATATAAATTTTGAATCAATATACTGTATTGGTTCAGAAATTTATTGTTGTTTCAATACTTCCATGTCTTTTTTAATGTTGGGAAAAAATAACTTAACACAGCTCAaaccacttttatttcttcttgcAGGGTTTACTGGATAAATATCTAATACCAAATTCCACCAATTCAGAGAGCAAAGTCTTCTATCTTAAGATGAAGGGAGATTATTACCGATATCTTGCAGAAGTAGCAGTAGCAGAAAACAAAAAACGTAAGTTTCCTGTTTTTGGTATACAGTGGATTACAGTTAATTGGGACTCATTGGGctagtacattttggcctaattaaggGGCTGTCCCAGTTAGCTGAAGTTttatagagatatttaaaaaggtattaaaaaaaatgaCAAGCTACCGATTTATGTACCAAATTATGTATGTAAGTGAACTAATACTACGGCAGTACTATAAAACaaagttattgacagaggaatttatCTGATATACGTGCAGTGTAtgggatgtccagggaggggtagtacctctggtgaaggggcttgttgtgtctgTTTTGGGGCAGCTGACTCATATATGTTCTCATCTGTGGCTCTGAGTAGCTCCTTGCATGATACAGTGGCCACACACCAGTACGCTGCTTCAACAGGCGAGATAAACTAGCTAAGGGTAGCTGGCAGGCCTTATACTGCGGTGAAATAGGAACATGCCTGtcttagcatgtgaagtcagctccagcggACTGGGCGTATGAGATACAACTGCCAAAAAGGTGGTTTTGCAACACTTTGTTaagagtgaagggcatgataaggcacagaagtcatggtcatccactgcaaccaagtgatgactactcataccactggacccagacttccaagGTCAGGAGAGAGGAACTGTCCTAGTGCAACtgtttttccattttaaaaactttcTCACACAGGTTCTTTGTTATTGTTAGGTATGACAGAAAACCGATATGCTGCCATAAATGAACAAGATCAGTGCAGACACCAAAtggagataatggactgccttcatatagTGCTTTTGGCAATTgcgtcctccaaatcttcattctcattgtaacattcaagatgattgttgataccttcaactTTTTCTTAGTtcataacttgttgaagtagggaAATAATTTCATTATCACTTCCGGCCGTCtcaggcatctccaagcctgaatgcttgaaactgcagtgaacaaaacggttctgaactgtcttgctgcttatttctcagcaactatcagtaacaaaagtcactcctttttgaacacaaacacatgcaactaacGCTATTTAAAAGTTGTTCGCTCTGAATGGCGTGTATTCTCAAATGACCACACAGTCTCCTGTCCAAATGAGCAGTATAcagtcccaaataaatgaagggaatcttggctatttttttgattagtttttgttctttaagagttatcccaaataagtgactgccccaattaactggaatccactgtattttatcTAAAATACAGTACTGTTTGTATTATTTTCGTCAATACAGAGAATTACGGttcattgggacacatcgggactaATATGTGTTGGTCCAATTAAACAGCTGCTCCAATTATCTAAAGttacatggaaatagttaaaaatgtataacaaacacaaactgccgtttaactgagtaacaaataattggattggagagcatgcattatgagaataggttgagtgaacttggccttttctccttggagcaatgaaggtgacctgatggagttgtataaggtgatgagaggcattgattgtgtggatagccagagggtttttccctgggctgaaatggctaacttgAGGGGGCACAGTtgtaaggtgtttggaagtaggtacaatggGATGGcaaaggtaagtttttcatatagagagtggtgggtgcatggaatgcactgctagtgaaggtggtagaggcggatacaatagggccttttaagagactcttagataggtacatggagcttagaaaaatagagggctgtgcagtagggaaattataggaggtTTCTACAGTAGGTTATATGGCCGGCACAACATTggggcccaaagggcctgtagtaTGTTCtaaataatgtatttaaatgaaatacagaacaaattagaacagtaCCAATATTACTAAAGTACTATAAAATTGTGCATTAGTTCGTAATAGTTTCTGATGGGGGAATTCATCTAGTATGCTCTGGCATAGTCCTTGATGGGTAAACTATGCATTCTCAGCCCCTTAAAGCATCGAGGTTTAACGCTTTTCCCAATAACCGACAACTTCTTTTGATCTATTCCTGACATATTTGAGCAACACAACACAGTTATGTGATGCATTGCTTTCTTTGAACCTGATAATATTGCATGTTTATAGTCAAGGGAACTGTCCGGCATGGCACGATCAAAAATGACCTGTTTCATTTGTGTTGTGGATATCATCTGCACCAAATTTTTGAAGCAAGTCGGGGAGttttgtagatttccatgtttctgTACTTAGAGCATCAACAGTACATTTCTTACTGTGTGCTTTCTTGAATTTAATGTGGTTTTTACATTTCCATCGAGACAACCTACCATCTGTTGCTTTAAAATCTTTGTGACCCAACTTAGCTAGCTCCTCTGACTTGTTTTTTAACATTGGTTCAGTGATACGTATACCTTGTCCAGTTATAATAGAAAACCATTGACTGAGGACCTCTTCAACATCTGGATCTATGCTTTTGTTTTTGGGATGTTCCCTGTTGTCCCTCACATACTGCCCATTCTTCTCACAGTTTATCTTGCTGGTGTATCAAGTGTGCAGTTGTACATTTCAGCACTCCAGTTATCTCTGCCAGCTGACAATAAGTGGTGTTTAGGTGATGACTTTTAACTTGGTCCAGAAGGGTAGTGTTTTCGGCTAGTGTCAAATCTTTTCATGCCAAGGGTCTCAAAAGTGTTTTTTAAAGTCATAACAAATCcccaaaaatcattgcttttttgaACTGTTATCTGTCAGTCCAGatggataacataacacaagcactGCAACTGGGCGCTCGAAGCACACTGTAGTCTCTAATGGGCACACAAATGCACATGACTGACTGTctcctgtcccaaataagcagctgctctGATTAACCAATGACCCAACTGACTAGAATCCACTGCATATCGTCTGCAAAATTGTAGAACAACATAATTCTACGATTTCCTTACACACTGAGTGTGGAACTCTGGTTGTTGGTGAAAAATCAAATATTGTGTACAGATACTGTAAGGAGTTTTGACTTGCATGCATTAACATGGATGATTGTGGATGAGACTTTTACTCGAAAGTACATTCTTATGTTAAAACAAATGATGAATAAGGTCAACTTTGGATTCAGAGAGTGGGTTGTGAGGAAAACCTATCGACTGCAATAGGATCGAACTAATAAAATTTGTATTTATTGCAGGTAATGCCGCAGATGCTCAGTTGCTAATTTCAGACTTCTGTCTTGTTTCAGAAACTGTTGAGAACTCCCAGGCATCATACCAAGCAGCATTTGAAATTAGTAAGACAGACATGCAACCAACACAACCCATCCGATTAGGACTTGCCCTGAATTTCTCAGTATTCTATTATGAAATTCTCAACTCTCCAGAGCAAGCCTGTGCACTTGCAAAAACGGTAAACAGTAAAGAAAGGACTTGTTTTCTTAAatattctttgtttttttaaTGTAACTTGCATGTAATATTTCTTGTTAGGTGAGTATTTGATTTTTTTAATAAGTTACACCAAAGCTGGACTAATTTTGGAGAAGACTTCTTTAGTATTTTTGTCAACTTAAAATGGTACACGATATTACTATTTCACTACAAATTGGAAATGTTCAAAGGGTCAGTGGTTccgtttaatatcagagaatgcatacgGTATACAACTtggaattcttactcttcactgaTATCTATCATAcagaaaaaaacccaaagaatgaatggcagaaaaACGTTAGAAACCCAAATATACATATAATTGTGTCGAATATGGCTCTGCAAAAGCAGTTAATTTCCTTATGTTTTCTGCTGTAAATTTTTGAAATGATTCTTGTACACTTGCCCAAATAATTAAAGGAGCTGTGATCACAATTGGATTTGGGAGATCATTCCATCCAATCCGAGAAACAGCTGTTCACTTTTATCTCTTGTGCCATGGCAATATTTAATCATACCTCTTTGTCCTTTTCCAGTGCCTGTTTTTCAGTGCTTTATTCATTGCTTTTTGGAAATCCCTGAACAGATACTAACTATATTACTCTCGTATTGCTTCAGCTGAGAACTTTGATCAGTTTCCCTTTTAATATCATTTATCAGGCTATATACGAGCCAGTTAATTTTCCTTGGTACTATTATttcctaaaaaaaaatctttagcaTTAGTGTTAAATAAGTTTTAAATAGctttattttcctgtcttctcctgttccTCCTCTACAATTTGAAATAGTCAACCATTAGCTGTCCACTTCTACCATTGCCACATTGTGAAgggttgaatttaagagcagagtgaTAATGCTGGGAACTGGTGAAGTCACACCTGTCTCTCTTGCTTCTGTctttccaggtaatcccagacagcctaaATGACATTGAGCTCAGGGCTCTGTAGGGGCAATACCATCTGTTGCAGAGTTCTTTGTTCTTTTCgctgaagatagttctttatgacccTGACATTGTGTTTCGGTTCATTGTTCTGCTATAGAATAAAGTTGGGACTGATCAGATGCCGCCCTGATGGTTTGTGTAATGGATGAGATTCTGCTTGTACTGCTCAGCATTGAGggttccattaattctgaccagatcatcAACTCCATTGGTAGAAATGCTGCCCCAAACCTGCAGGGTGCCTCTGCTGTGCTTCACTTTTCGCTGCCGGCACTCATCTATGTAGTGCTGTCCGGCTCTTCTATGGACAAACTGCCTCCTGCTTGAGCCAAAAATTTCAAGTTTTGACTCCTCAGTCTAGAGcatgctgccattgttcagcaccccagaCATTGTGTTTTTGTGTATTGGTAAGTctttggctttgtttccactttggaggaatggatttttggcagcaactcttcatTGAAGGCTTGTCAGAACAATAGAGGGATGTACATGTGTTCCAGTggttcagagctgatagcagtgTGGCACTTACTACAATTTAGAAGGGTCGTCAGTTTGAAGTATTTcttgtcttgaaactcctgtcttgtTGCAAAATTTCTACTTGGGAAAGAGCTTTTTGATGCAGGATGAtcaccttgtgtcttgttgctatgctcactcttgccatggtgtaagaattgataaTTTGAAGGTTCAATTGTTTCATCTGCTACACCTTgaccttttagtttggttgtccttcacccaATTTGGTTTCTTCTACACTCGtttaacaaaatacaaaaaaaacctgtaacatttaatttttttgaaAAATTAAAGTTGAAAATCAAAAATTTGCTCTTTTGTACTTACTAATACAAAAGACAAAAACTAAACATCTAagataaaattatttttaaaaagcgTAGGGTGGCATAGACCTTTGCACATTTTGTAGCTCCTCTATTTTTCCATTTTTCAAACTATTGTATTCTGTCTGTGACTGCTCAGTCATCTCCTGAACTCTAATAAATCCTTTGATCAGCGATGTCAATCAATATACCCCTTCACCCTTTTCCCCTTCTTGAGTATTTTGTAGCTTGAGATATTGTCCCTCCGTGAAGCTTATTCAGTGATTATTCCTTCCAATGCTCAATTGACTGCCAAAAGTTTTAAGCCTTTGCAGTGAAATGAGGACGTTTGACCCATCCTACTGCCTTGCTTTCTTCCTCTTGCAATTTATTACATTACATTAAATTGTTTAGTTAAGTTACTTTGTGTATAACACTAGAAAGAGACTTTTGGAAGCCTGGTTAAAGGTTAGGACCTTAACCCTTTTCCTTTTGTTATTGGTACCATACATCTTATGATTTTGCCATTCCTGCTGGAATTCCTTGAAGTAATTTAAAAGTGGATGTCCAATGCTATCTAGTGTAATGGCATTTCACCCTAAATGGTTTATTCTTTTCACCTAATTGAGTCATAATTTCAAACATTTTTGCAAAGATGCATTAACTTAAaacaatttttgttttttttttgtactatGTTATCTTCAGGCATTTGATGAAGCCATTGCAGAGCTGGATTCATTGAATGAAGATTCCTACAAAGACAGTACACTGATAATGCAATTACTCAGGGATAACCTGACGGTGAGTAAAGTTATGCAATAAAGCAGCTATATTTTAAAATATCGTTATTAATGAAGAAGAATGAGGCATATGAAATCAAACTTCAAGCAAGCTGATAGTCAATTATATTGAAAAATTGTCTAAGAATTCAGAGTGGTTTAAAAGttcataagaaataggaaaatCTCAAAAGGAATGACAAACTTATCTACATAAATTTTGAATGTTGGATAAATTCTGAAAATATGCTTCAATTTGTTTGTTGCACTTTGAAGATCTATAACTGGAAGGAATTAACCTCTGATTTCAAAACTCTGCATCCATGCCTCTTACTCCTAACAGCTTGTGGGCATTTTAATTTGGTTTTCTGTTTGATCCAAACTTTATCTCCTGTCTTGTATAATTGAAAATCTGGCCCAAACTCTCATCATTTAATCTTTAATTATCACCTTAATCATTTCCCTTAAAGCACTTTGAGAGCATGCTCTGTTATTGGTATTGTAGAATGCAGTCTGTAATAGAAATACACATTACTAAGATTTATTTTTTGTGTAAGTATTGGGATAGAATATACCCTTTTTAACTTTTTTTCTAGTATGAGCAGAATGAAATTAGGATATAGCACATGATTCATAATAAAATATTAAACCTGTCTTTACCTGTATTTCTTGGGGCTGtagcagcaaaaaaaaattaatccaAAATCAAAGCAAAATAATTGCTGCCAGTTTGTGAACTCATATGGAGTTGTTAAACTTGCAGGTCTCACCCTCAGCTCCAATAAAATGATTATTCTAAACAGTCGAGTGCtttattcaatcctttattagcaaacatacaatctagTAGCGATATTAAGTAGTCAGCAAAGATATGACCTTTGCAGTCCCAAGCCACAGACTGCCATGAAATAAGCAAGAATACGAAACTTATTCCCTTAGCTTTGATCATATCCCCACTAATATGACTAATATATCTTAATAAACATTAGCCCACTAATGTACACATCATAAACACAGAGCAcagaatacatggctcctacagggGCTATGAATTCACTTTGCAGTCTTGCAGattctttctccccccccccccccccccccccaattaagAAGAGTAAAAAACCACAATTTTATTCAGGGCTAGGGACCTGGAACAGGGAAGTAGTTTGATTACCAAAATTGTGTCAGGATATAGTACAAATGTAAGCTAAAACATTTAACATTCTTTTCTTGCAGTTATGGACTTCAGATAATGCAGCAGATGACGCGGAtggtggagaagggggagagaactAACTGCACAGAGGGACCTGATATCCTCTTTTACATGTCTTCATTTCTTAGTGTTCCACTGACAATTCCAGAAAAGGAATTTCTCAATTCACCAATATTGAATAGATGCACATGTGAATGCCACAATTTAGCCTATGAAAATCTTCAGCTTGGAACAAATGCCATTCCTTAGCTTTCTTTTGCTAATTGTTCTGACTTTGTAGTGTGCATTTGAGCACTGGCTACACAAACAGCAGAGATTAAATTTGCTGCGCAGTTGTGAATAAGTTGACATAGGTCCTTTTTGGTTTACAAAGGATTGCCATGATTGCCAAGAGCAGCTATGTTTAATGAGTGGagagtaaaacaataataaagatCCATAATCCAATGAAAAGTGTTTGAGAATCACTTTTTATTTGTGACCACAAGCCATTGCTTATATTTTGGATTTGATTTGTGCGTACTTTGACATACATCAAATGGTGTCTGCCATACGTAAGCACATTTTTACCCAAAGAAATAGTCCTTTCAGTTTTGAGTGTCATGGTTCTGAAGGTGAATCAATATTTATTAAAAGAACATTTTTTGAGCTGTTTGGTAATCTAGCATTTTACATTTTGGGTTCTGAACTGGCTGATCCAGGTTCAAGTCCTAGAGCTTCTGTTGCTCTGAACTCATCAAGTTTTCTGTATTATTCAGATGCCTTGTTGGAATCCCATTATGGTAAAATTTTGTACTGCTTTTCATTCCTACTGAAAAGAAATTGCATGGCAGCTACTAGTCTTGTTTTTGTTGGGAGGGATTAATTGGGGGAGGAGTTGTGGTAGTGAAGAATTGAAGTAGGGGGAAACATTTGTTAAAAGCGGTATCTGAAAAGCAAATATCAAATGAAATAGAATTCTAACTTCAACCCTACTTCCTGGTAATAGTGGGGGCTTATAATCCTAAATGTATAGGTTAATTCATTTCCATTCCAGTGCTTAAACCAGCCAAAACCTTTTTGCATTCAATTCTACTAAGTTTGTTGCCTGTCTTTTAGATTTGTCCACTAGCGAAAACTTGACCCTTGTAGGACAGAGAGGATAGACTAGATTGGAATAATGTAAGAAAGACATCCGATTTCAGCTGGGTGAATGAAAGAAACAATTACTGTTGGTACGGAATACCTGACTGTCAAATTCTGCAGTGTTTTGTCAAAATTGCAAAATGTTGACTGAACCATTTCCTGTAGCTTACAGTAGTTTGGTATATTTCTTATTGGCTCACGCAGTGTTAGATACTCCGTGCCCTTTGTTTTAAGGAATAATTTGTTTTCTTATTGATTCAATTCAAGATCTTGAATGTGCTGTTCTTTTCTACTATTAAATGTTTGGGAGGTGAaactgacaaaacaaattgagtaCTGATAACTTGAAGGGACCTATGCTATGTCAGGTTTGACAGTAGTTTTGTCATTGTGGAAATATTGGCAGTATTTAATCCAGCACTGTGCTGTATTTTAATATACAATTATATGTATGTAAAATTTTAATGAAGGATTTACCctattttgtttttaaagtttGAAGCTGGTAACTGAAAGTAATATGCGATGCAAATAAAACATTCTTCACAAACTGATCTGATTTTTTGTTTCATTGTTTTGATTCTTGAAAACGTTAATCTATCACAATTATTTACCTAAATGTAGATTTACATAGTGCTTTTGTATTACCACCCTTTATGAATATATGATTTGCCTTAATGTATTCCCTCTATCCAGGCAAGAAATGTAACCCAGAAACATTGCCAATTGATGATCTATAACTTGTTATTTTGGCATCAAAAATTTCTACACCTATTTCTGCTTTGTTATTAGACATTTTATCACCACAGGTCcttaaaaatttaatgccatgcCATTTGTTAAACATCTACAACCAGCccgaatattcacaattaccttaaattttcagtttgtcatgatagatctttgcttgtttcatgatcagcagaccaTTAAGCAGCCTGTATTCCAACTCCGCTGATGAGTCCACTCTTTCAACACGTGATGAGATGTTCAGTTTTTGCTTTATGCAGTttctctatttttcattaacttatgCTTATTGCATACGTGAGGtgacttctcagaactgtctgtggtgtgtacagacctGCACATCATGTGGGAACCTTCCCAGCGCATTGTGAATTTTCAAATTGTGACAtgtcaaaaataaaaattaattttaaaaaatttggattttggataaggggtgtaCAACCTGTGCTCTGAAAatggtaatttttttttcctgtgctTGCTCAAAATTTTCAGTCCCTTCTTAATACTTGAAGATTTAGTGAAAATTATTTATAAAAAATAGATTTAATGTTTGCTTTAATAATTAGATTTAATAATCAGAAGTGACAATTGGACAAAATGCAGCAACATTGCTTAACCTTAATTTTGACCTTATTTCACATTCTATCTTTTCCAAATCTGTCAGTAATTGACTTAACATCAATGGTTCCTGTGGTCTGACATCACAAAGGAAAGTTGTAAACAttttaaatctgattaatttggtCAATTTATGTCGGTTGGTTAAAACTGACATAAGATTTTAGCATCAAGCCAAATCTCTTGAGAAATTTTCAGCCTGGTTGAAGGGAAATGATAGTTGTATTAATGTAAAACTGAAAAAAGAAGCAATGTTAAAAACATAGTTAATTAAAATGCCAGTCTCCATTAAGAGAATAAACAGCATTTTAACTTTGAAGCCCATACATTCCCTATTTAACTCCGGCCCAAGATTTACAAACTGGACTATTCGAGGAGTACTGCATTTATATCTTCCCGTCTTGATTAGATAGTTTTTTTCCCTTtgtccagttctttcccacccacATTCCTAACATCTCTGGTAGCCTCACCCATTTTAAGTTTCAAATTCCCTGTTCCCAATCAGTTCATCTTTACAATGAGCTGCAGTCTTTCAGTACCAACCCCTACCAGGATAATCTGATGGCCTCCTGCTTCCTGGAAGTGAAGCCCCAACCTATTTTCCTTCACTTTTCAGTTATTCACTTGGTAGGCCTTAATTTCACACTGAACAAATGTTACTTCAATTTCACTCATTTTTCTCCAGATTAAAGATGTAACTGATAACCCGGATGGGCTCCAAGCCACACCTGAATTGTGGGAAATGTGGAATATTTTTTATTTCAATGATGTTCAGCCTCCTCTTGAACTCTGATATATTGGTGCTGCACTGCTGCAACTTCTGTCCTGCACTTGTGTTTGCACAGTCCATCTCAAATTCTGCATATACCTCCCCTGGGGTTAAGTCAGTGGCAAACAT is from Mobula birostris isolate sMobBir1 chromosome 30, sMobBir1.hap1, whole genome shotgun sequence and encodes:
- the LOC140190443 gene encoding 14-3-3 protein beta/alpha-A-like → MDKNELVQKAKLSEQAERYEDMAAAMKAVTEWGEELSNEERNLLSVAYKNVVGARRSAWRVISSIEQKTGEGGGSEKKLHMVKEYREKVEAELREICNDVLGLLDKYLIPNSTNSESKVFYLKMKGDYYRYLAEVAVAENKKQTVENSQASYQAAFEISKTDMQPTQPIRLGLALNFSVFYYEILNSPEQACALAKTAFDEAIAELDSLNEDSYKDSTLIMQLLRDNLTLWTSDNAADDADGGEGGEN